Within the Blastopirellula marina genome, the region AGGCAAGATCGCATGCGATCGGGCAAAGCCGTCAAACTCGTGGCCGGTCGCCCAGGTATTAGGGCAACTGGTCCAATCACCGGTTCCATTTTCCCCACAATAAATGCATCCAACATCGCCACAAGGGATATCACAGCCCAGGCCAACCAGATCACCTGGTTCAAACTGGGTTACCCCTGGACCGACCTCATCGACGTAGCAAGCGGCTTCATGAAGCAGAATCGCAGGCCACTTCTTAATCCGAGGCAGGCCCTGCTTGTAGATCACCACGTCGGACTGGCAAACCGAAGTCGTAACGGTACGCAGGCGAATTTCGCCGGGACCCGGGGTAGCGATCTCTTGCGAACTCGCGGTGAACGTTCCGCCTGGTTGATCGAGATAATGAATCTGTGCATTCATGTGATTTGCGTATTGCTTGGGGCTATTTAGCTTGGGGATGAATGAGAACCTTGGTGAAGAACTCGGACTGCTGATGCATCATTTCCAGCGCCGCAATTCCATCTACCAACGGGATACGATGCGTGACCAGAGGCTTCAAATTGAGGATGCCACTACTCATCGCGGCGAGAACGGTTCGCCAGTCGTCGTCGTCGCTGAAGACACTAAAATCGGAGTTCCAGACCCCCAGCATGTCGATCTCGCGACGCATCGCCTGAGAAATCAGAGCCGCCGGCAAGGTGACGTCCGCCGCGGGATTCCCGAGCAACACCACACGGCCAGATCGGCGAACGACTTCAATCGCCGCTAACATGGTCGGCGGCACGCCGGCCGCTTCGATGGCCACGTGAACGCCATGGCCATCGGTATGCTGCTTGACGACATCACTCACGCTGCAGGTCCGGCTATCGAACGTATTCTCAAAGCCAAGCTGCCTGGCAATATCGAGTTTTTCAGGTTGGATATCGAACAGCAGGATAGGTCCTGCCCCGGAAGCCTTCAGCCACTGAGCCACCATTAAACCGATCGGACCAAGCCCGAATACGGCGACGGAATCGCCTAGGCGCACGTTGGCCCGTCGAACCGCATGCAGCGCCACGGCGGCAGGTTCGGTCATCGCTGCTTCTTCGAGCGAAACGTTATCCGGTACTCGAATCAGATTTCGTTCCGGCGCGATCACGAATTCCGCGAAACCGCCATCGCTCCGCGAGCCAAGGTAGTCGTAACCGTCTGACTGGGCATACTTCCCTTGCTCGCAAGCGGCATGATCATCTCGCCACAGCAAAGGAAATACCGCCACGCGGTCCCCTGGCTTGAAGTTCTGTACGCCAACGCCACATGCTTCGACCGTGCCGGCAAACTCGTGGCCACAAATCGTGGGAAAGTGATACGTACCCTTCGAGAAACATCGCGGAATATCGGAACCACAAACACCACAGAAACCAATACGCACCTGAACTTTGCCGGGCTCCACTTCGGGAACGGGGACTTGCTCGTACCGCAAGTCGCCGACGGCGTGCAGGACGATGGCTTCCATCTTCTTGTCTTCAGTTGAACTCATGGCAATTCACAAATAGGGGAGAATATCTTGGGAGTCGTGTGAGTAAACTACCGGCAACAACTTTACATTGCCGCGAGTTCTGGATTCTTTCGAGCGGCCAATCCCACCTCGATCGCGTCAAGCATCCTCCGCTTGTTCTCAAGCATGGACCCCGATTTGTGGAAGATACTGCTGGTGCCTGCCACAAGATTCGTGGCACCAGCGGCGACCATCCCCGGGATGTTCTCGAAACTGACGTTACCATCGACTTGGATCGGTAAGTCAAAACCACGAGCCACCAGCAGTTCGTGACAATCGGCAATCTTTCGCAGCGAAGCAGGCGTCATCTTTTGACCGGCATAGCCTGGGTTCACGGTCATCACCAGCACGTAGTCAATCCGCTCCAGTACGTAATCAATCGCCGATAACGGCGTGCCTGGATTGATCGCCACGCCGGCCTTGATCCCTAGATCGCGGATGTGCGACAGGGTTCGGTCCAAATGGAGGGCCGATTCTAAATGAACCGAGATCTGACTGACTCGCAAGTTGGCCAGTTGCTGGACAAAGAAGTCGTTATTCGCAACCATCAAGTGCACGTCTAGTGGCAACTGCGTGGCATCTTGCAGACGTTCAAGCACCGCCAGCCCCATGGGCATGTTGGGGACGAAATGCCCGTCCATAATATCCATGTGCAGCATATCGACGCCGAGTCCTTCTACTTGTCGAAGTGCTGACTCGAAATTAAGGGCATCGACGCACATCATCGAAGGTGCGATCTCGACTCGGTTTTTCGCGGGAGCTTGTTCCGCTTCCTCATGTCTCCCCCGAATTACTGACGCCGCTTCCGTTTCACCCAGAAACGCTTCCTTTAGATAGCGAAGCGAATTACGCAGTTGATCGGCCAACTGATGATCGCTGTAGTCACGCCCCAGTTTCGGCCCGCCGATTTCGAGGTAGCCGGTCATTTCCTGAACAGGCAGCTTGTCGGCGTTCTTATTTAGCAGTTCTCGAAAGTGGGGAACATTGACGATTCCCTTTTCTCGCTCAGCCGGTCCAAACCCAAACGTTGAATTGAATCGCGAGTCGGTATTCTTTAAGTGGACCTCGTAGAGCCAGGGATAGGTGGCTTCAAAAAGCTGGATGTGATCGTAGCCGACCTGATCTTGCTGATCGATATAACCATGGGCAATATCGGCGCAATAGCCTATGGCAGAGGTCGAGTTGGCATTCTGACGATGATACTCCGTCAGTTCGTGCCCCATGTCAGCAACTTCTGCTGGCAAGGTAGGCGGTTCGGCCAAGCACGACATCGGCTCAATCGTTAGCCATGAAACGCCTTTCTCGTGTGCCAGGTGCATCAGTTCCTTCATGTGACGGACATAGCAGTTCACGCCGTTGGCCTTTGTTCCCATCTGATCGCGCAGAACGGCTCCAGGGTTGGAGCCCACCGACGTCGCCCCCAACAGAGCACCTACTTCGATCAGGCGTTCGAAGTTCCGCCTGGCCACTTGCTCGAAACCGTCCTCGGTACGGAAGAAGCCCCCCAGTTCACGATGGGCCGTAAACATGCTGGCGATGCGAATCCCGTGGTCTTCCGCTTCCCGACGAAGATTGACAAAGAACTCATCCGGCAATTGATACAGTTCAAACCAGGTCCCCAGTTGAACCAGCTGAATGCCTTCCTCAGCCAGCAACCGAAAAAGCCAGGGAAAGGAATACCGATACTCGATTGGATCGGTCTTAACACCAAGATTCAGCTTGAGGGGCATGACGGGGCGTTCCGGAATATACGCATACAAGGAAAACGAAGCCATTTGATTAATCGCCCGTATCGTACGAAATGATCATAATCAATCAACTACGAGCACTTGCAGTCTGCTGCTATTTCTCGCATATTTTACTATATTCAATTATTCCATGAAGCCGTCGACTCAAATTCAATCAACAACGATAAATCATTTTGATCACTATTGATCACTTCTGATCAGACACGATCTCCCATGAAACCAACCCGCCAAGAGCAGATTTTGCGACTTCTGTCCGAATCAGGTCAGTTGCATGTCGAGGAAGCAGTAACCCGCCTGGCGGCAAGTCCTGCGACCATCCGTCGAGACTTCAATCAAATGACCGAAGCCGGACTGGTTGAACGCATTCGCGGCGGGATCAAATTGGTCAATCAAGTCGACCTGCTTCCATTTCGTGCCCGCGAGGTTAAGAACGCGAACGAGAAGCTGGAAATTGCCCGGCGGGCCACCGTGTTCTTAAGCGAGGGAGATGTTGTGTTCGTCGATGGTGGCACCACGACACTTCAGTTGGCCCACAGTCTTCCACCAATCAAGCTTCGTATCATCACCAACTCCTTAACCCTGGCGGCTGCCATCGAACGCCGTATGATGGGACGTGGGCCGTGGGAAGTCTTCCTGACCGGAGGCTATCTCTTTCCCGGAACCGGTCTGCTGGTGGGACCAAGCGCGCAGTATTCAATCGCTCAATATCATGCGAATTGGGCACTTCTTTCGACCGGAGGCATCACCGAGGCCGGCATCTTCAACGACAACGAGCATGTTGTCGAGAGTGAGCGACTCATGATCAAACACGCCGACCGAGTGGCCGTTCTCGCGGACGAGTCCAAGTTCGGGCATCACGCCATGCGGCATATCGCGAACCTGGATCAGCTCGATTACCTGATCACCAATCGGAGAACTGAAGCCTCGCTACCCTTTGAACATCTTCAGGGGAGGAAGCTCAAATTGATCTATACCAGCTAGGCCCTTTCTATTGCGAGTCGCATAGACCAACCTCTCTACGCAATCTACGAATATCGAACCCTCTTCCTCGAAGTTCACGTTGACGCGTGTCAGGGTTTTTCAGTACAACCCCCAAACGAAGGATATTCTGTTACTCGCTGGGAACAACTGCACAACCCCCTCAAATGCAGAAAGTCGGACCGATGTCTCTGGAAACGGTATTCTCGCGTGTCGTTTGCATCAATTTGAATAGCCGCAGTGATCGCTGGGATCGCATCTGCGAGCACCTCGGACAACTCGACTGGCCGTTTCCCCAAGTCGAGAGATTTCGAGCCGTCGACGGCCGGATTTGCCAACCACCTTCCTGGGTGCGTAACCGCTATCGCGAGTGCCCTGGCGCATGGGGTTGCTACCAATCCCACCTTCGAATCCTGGAAGATACGCTACTGGACCAACACGATTCGGTTTTGATCCTGGAAGACGACGCCTTGCTCAATGCGAAATCACTCGAGGGTATGGTTGAATTCCTCAAACACGTTCCCGACGACTGGGATCACCTCTATTTCGGCGGCGAGCACATGAAACCGCCTGCACCGATCAACGCTCACGTTGTCCGAGGAGTCCAGGTTCATCGCACTCATGCCCATGCACTACGAGGCGAGTATCTCCGACAGGCATATGACTATCTAATTTCCTATCCGACCATCGACCAATACCGTCAAAGAAGCGCAAGTCCGTTGGCACGCTTTGCGAAGCGAGTGCTATCTCGCCCTAAAAGCCTCTGGTCGAAGTCCAACGGCGAAAGATCGATTCACGTCGATCATCACTTTGGGGCGATTCACCGCCTGCTTCAGTGGAACGTCTACGCTCCCTCCACCTGGCTCGTTGGCCAGGCAGCCGACCACAGCGACATCATGAACGAAAGCTACAGCGAACGATTTTGGCACGAATGCCAAGCGGCATAGCGATCTGAACCCATCAGACAATAGACGAATACGCATAAGGCAACTTGCTTTCGCTGGTTGTCCGATGTCCCAAGCGTTCCGTAGAAACGTTTAGAGTGTATCGATATCCGCTTTGCTTTTAGCGTGTCTTTAGGGACCGACTTACCTTTGAGTTCGTAGCGTACCGTTTGCTTTCGCCATACGTTCATTCGCTTTCGTCTCCGAATTAGAGAGTGAAAGCGACCAACGAGGACGCTTATTTTGGTTGCACCGTGGTTGCACAGAATCCCGTGCAACCAAGCCCAGCAACGAAAAAACGCCTTACGCTACGATGCGTAAGGCGTTGTCGTAAATCGTTAGGTTTTAAAGCCTTAAAAGCGGAGGCGACAGGACTCGAACCTGCAACCGGCGTAACCGGCGACGGATTTCAAATCCGTGGAAATGACACAAAAACGCCGGGAAAACCAGAGTCAGCCGAAACGACTGGCCCAAAAACTGGCCCAAGCTTGGAGGATTTAGCCAAGATTGTTCAGGCATGGCCCACACTGCCTGATGCGATCAAACGGGCAATGTTGGCCATGGTCGAGAGCTTGCATTCCGAGCACGGGAATTGATGCCATGACAATCACGAGCCACCAATAGCTTCAGCTACTGCCGAGATACCGGTCAGCAACTTCCCCACCGATGAGGCCCCTTCCGTAATTCGGTCGAAGAGTTTGGAGAGCCGAGACTTGTCGGGTTCCGGTTTTTCCAACTCTTGGGTCATCTTGCCCAGCTCATCGCAAACGTCAATCTTGTCTCCCTCCGACAGCTTTTCGTTGTCGACGGCCTCGCGTGCCTGAATGAGAATTTCTTTGACCGTGTCGTCAAGCTGGGACTTTTGCAAGTGGCCTTTAAATGCAGTGATCTCTCGGGCATTGATCGTGCCGGAACCGACAACGCCCCCGATGTTATCGCCACCGACATAATTGGAATTGTTTCCGTTCATGATTACGGTCTTCTCCGTGTGCTTATTGAGGATAATGGTTAACTTTTCCGTTGGAATCGGGAGGCTTCCCTTTTCCGCCTTTGACTTGTACCGATGAAGAACGTCGAGGTGATCTTTCGAGAAGTCATAAAGGTACTCCTTCAGTCCCTTCTTACGATGCTTGGTCTCAGCAGCCTCGACGTCTTTCTTGTAAACCTTCCGCTTGCCTCCCTTCAGCACGGTCACGAGCGCGGTATTCGAGTTCATGTGCTCCTGGACAAGGTAATCCAAGACGTCGTTCTGATAATAGGATTGAGGATCAACCGCTAAGGACATTCGGACGATATCTCTGGGAACAAGCAGCAGGGGAGCGCCGTTATACACAGGTAGTTCCGCGAACTTGCTTTCCCATTGTGAGGTCGAATCGTTCCAAACCTTGCCAGCAGCGACTTTCCTCATCGGGACCCCGAGTGCTTTGCACTGTTGCTGGGTAAATTCAATGAGTTTCCCGCGAACGACATTGATCGTAATGTCGGAAATAGTGTCTGGTCCAAAATTTGGAATCATCAAAACGCAGTCACTAAGGTCTTTCAAGAACCCCGTCTTGGCCGCTTCGCTGGTTTGTAGGCGTCCGTACAAAATCCTGCCTTTCAGTTCCCCTACGCCACGCCCGCGAGGTGGACCGCTGGATTGGCCAAGATGTGTTTCGTTGGGCTCGCCGCAATTTTGAAGTAACATCCGACCGGTCACATGGTTTCCATCGCGAATGTGTCCGATCAAAGTTTGAAAGAAGTCAACGACCAAATTATTGCAGTCGACGTACCAGTCATGATTGTTGATTTTGAAAGCGTAGGGGTCGACGTAGAGTCGAATGTCGGTATCCAATGGGATGTCGACAAAATCCAAATCCTGCTGCGTAAGTCCGATTTTGTAATGCTGTGAAAATAACAATCCCATGGGTAATCCTAGGGCTAGACCATGTTGCGGAAAAGCTGCAGAGGCGTTGTTACGATCGCCCACGTTTCACGGAGGAATTTGCTCGTAACAGACTTCAGGTTGATGAAATAACCAGCCCCACGCATTCGTGGGGCTGGAACTAGATCGCGGCTATCGTGGCCGGTTTGGGCCTCGCCCGTGGTAGTTGTTACGCAGCCGGGGGAGACCGCCGTTGTCTTCGCCTCGTCGACGAAGGTTAATCAGCCGCTTGTTGAGAGCTTTCTGGTCCAGGTGAAGAGCCCCGCTTAGGCGGCTGTTCACTTCACTCAAGAAGCGTTCTGCTACATCATGGTCCGCAACGACCTGATCCGCTGGGACGTCAACCATCACGTAGACCGCGATGATTACGTCATCGACTTCCTTGACTGCCATAAAAAAAATCCGTTTCTCCCCGGGTAGAAGTGATTGACACGCGGCCCGGCAGCGAATAAAACCCAGGGAACATTCGTCGCTTCCTTGCCCAACTTTGAATTCCACGCTAGTCAGCCTTGCGAAACTACTAGTGTGGTGACATCAACCCACCTGGATTGGTGTCAGCATTCGCTACGCAAGAGGCGCGCCAAACCAAAATTATTCTGTAAACACCCTAAATCCTGGATTTTCACTGCTCTTGGGTGTAAGCACCTGCCTATTTGGCAGTAATTGGCTAATCAATTTGGGACAAACTGCGTAATCTTTACCAAGATTGGCAGGTTCACCGAATTGGATGGAATCGACCTCACGCCTGAAAATGGTGATCCAGTTGCGCGAGCGGACGAACTTCTGAAAGAGTTATATTGTCTGGAGCACGAAGACGGACTCAATGAGTTCCCGCAGTTCCGGCCCAAGGACTAATCAGGGTAACAGGATGGACAAGCAGCAACAGGCAGCGATCGACGGGTGGATGAAGTTCCTCAATCCCGATTCCCTGCGAGCGAACTTGATAGCTTGCTCTATGTACTTGGCTGCCTGGGAAATCCTCAAAAACTCAGTGATTGAGCACCTGAAGGGGTTCTACGTCATGGGGTTCGACGAGAAGGGTGACAAGATCAGCCCGGAATACAAGACTCGCGTCCTAGATCGTCACAAGAGCCCTTTTCGCTCCTCATTGCTATGGTTCCAGGAGATGGGAGCCTTAAGTCAGGCGGACCTTGACTTGGCCGACGAATTGAGGGGGCACCGAAACGATATCGGGCACAAGTTGCCACAGTTCCTGTCTGCCGGCTACGAAGTGGATGTCAATCTGTTCATCAAGCTGTTTGAGTTGGTCGCCAAGATCGACCGTTGGTGGTTGATCAACTACGAGCTTGATATTGGCGACATCGACGAGAACGAGATTGAATCGGGCAACATGCTATTCATTCGTCTGATGCTCAGTGTGGTGGCGGGTGATGAGGAAGCCACCAAGATTCACGACGAACTCCAGAAGCAATGGACCGAGAAGACGAGCGGGGCTCCTGGGGCATAGATTTGGACGCGGCGCGCCTCTACGCCGGAACCGCGCACACAGCCGAAAGGGCTGCCGGTTGCGCGGGTTGTGCCGGTTCTGCGGGGTGCTCGATTTGACCCTCCCCACCCGGACAATCGATACAATCCAACCTTGCATCGTTCGTTGCGAGATTGCGCAGGCTTCACGCCGTCCGCAGGACGGAGTAGATCGTCGGTCGCGAGAGGTTGAGGGTTCGAGCGATCGACGAGACCGACTTACCAGCGGCGTGGAGGGTCCTGATTGTGTCCTCATGCTCGCGGACCTTCTGTCCTCTTGCTCCAGTCTGACGGCCTCCAATCTGCTTTCCCTTGGCTTTGGCGGCTTGCTGGCCTGCCAGAACCCGTTCTGCCCTGACTTCGGTCTCGAACTGCGCGACACTGGCCAGCACATTGGCCAGCATGCGCCCGGCAGGGGTGCTTAGATCGACGCCGTCCTTCAGGGAGATCAGAGAGACACCACGCCTGACTAGATCGTCAAACAAGGCCGTCAGCCCCTTTGCTGTGCGTCCTAGTCGATCCAGACGCCAGACGACCACCTTGGAGACTTCGCCCCGTTCTAGGGCTTCCTGAAGCTTCTCCCAGCCGGGGCGTTCCATTGACTTGCCGGTGAACTTGTCCCGATAGATTTTTACCGGTTCTTCCTGAGCTTCGGCCCATCGCTTGAGGTCCGCTTCCTGGGAGCGGGTGTCTTGCTTGTTGGTGCTGACTCGGACGTAGATTGCGACGTACTTCATGGTGCTTGTCTCCTACCTCAAGCATGCTTCACGCCTAGCAGTTGTCAAGTCTAGGCTTTAGCCTAAAGTTTCCACATTCTTGGCAGCCTGGAGCCCCAAAAATAAACGACTTACGACCGGTTCGGTCGCGAATACTCAGAATTGACAGAATCGAGATTCGGGCGTCTGGCAGGCAGGCTCAGGCATCTGGCAGGCGATAGGTCCGATTGTGCCTATTAACGCGGTTGAGTTGGTCGTGCGGGCTGTTCCGATTGTGCTGATTGACGCGGTCGATGGGGTGTAGGGATTGTGGCGACTTTCACAAAGCATACTTGTTTAAACAAGTATTCAACCGCGCGCGGATCGGTGCCGATTTGATTGCC harbors:
- a CDS encoding galactitol-1-phosphate 5-dehydrogenase, with the translated sequence MSSTEDKKMEAIVLHAVGDLRYEQVPVPEVEPGKVQVRIGFCGVCGSDIPRCFSKGTYHFPTICGHEFAGTVEACGVGVQNFKPGDRVAVFPLLWRDDHAACEQGKYAQSDGYDYLGSRSDGGFAEFVIAPERNLIRVPDNVSLEEAAMTEPAAVALHAVRRANVRLGDSVAVFGLGPIGLMVAQWLKASGAGPILLFDIQPEKLDIARQLGFENTFDSRTCSVSDVVKQHTDGHGVHVAIEAAGVPPTMLAAIEVVRRSGRVVLLGNPAADVTLPAALISQAMRREIDMLGVWNSDFSVFSDDDDWRTVLAAMSSGILNLKPLVTHRIPLVDGIAALEMMHQQSEFFTKVLIHPQAK
- the rpe gene encoding ribulose-phosphate 3-epimerase encodes the protein MASFSLYAYIPERPVMPLKLNLGVKTDPIEYRYSFPWLFRLLAEEGIQLVQLGTWFELYQLPDEFFVNLRREAEDHGIRIASMFTAHRELGGFFRTEDGFEQVARRNFERLIEVGALLGATSVGSNPGAVLRDQMGTKANGVNCYVRHMKELMHLAHEKGVSWLTIEPMSCLAEPPTLPAEVADMGHELTEYHRQNANSTSAIGYCADIAHGYIDQQDQVGYDHIQLFEATYPWLYEVHLKNTDSRFNSTFGFGPAEREKGIVNVPHFRELLNKNADKLPVQEMTGYLEIGGPKLGRDYSDHQLADQLRNSLRYLKEAFLGETEAASVIRGRHEEAEQAPAKNRVEIAPSMMCVDALNFESALRQVEGLGVDMLHMDIMDGHFVPNMPMGLAVLERLQDATQLPLDVHLMVANNDFFVQQLANLRVSQISVHLESALHLDRTLSHIRDLGIKAGVAINPGTPLSAIDYVLERIDYVLVMTVNPGYAGQKMTPASLRKIADCHELLVARGFDLPIQVDGNVSFENIPGMVAAGATNLVAGTSSIFHKSGSMLENKRRMLDAIEVGLAARKNPELAAM
- a CDS encoding DeoR/GlpR family DNA-binding transcription regulator, translating into MKPTRQEQILRLLSESGQLHVEEAVTRLAASPATIRRDFNQMTEAGLVERIRGGIKLVNQVDLLPFRAREVKNANEKLEIARRATVFLSEGDVVFVDGGTTTLQLAHSLPPIKLRIITNSLTLAAAIERRMMGRGPWEVFLTGGYLFPGTGLLVGPSAQYSIAQYHANWALLSTGGITEAGIFNDNEHVVESERLMIKHADRVAVLADESKFGHHAMRHIANLDQLDYLITNRRTEASLPFEHLQGRKLKLIYTS
- a CDS encoding glycosyltransferase family 25 protein, whose translation is MSLETVFSRVVCINLNSRSDRWDRICEHLGQLDWPFPQVERFRAVDGRICQPPSWVRNRYRECPGAWGCYQSHLRILEDTLLDQHDSVLILEDDALLNAKSLEGMVEFLKHVPDDWDHLYFGGEHMKPPAPINAHVVRGVQVHRTHAHALRGEYLRQAYDYLISYPTIDQYRQRSASPLARFAKRVLSRPKSLWSKSNGERSIHVDHHFGAIHRLLQWNVYAPSTWLVGQAADHSDIMNESYSERFWHECQAA
- a CDS encoding recombinase family protein, yielding MKYVAIYVRVSTNKQDTRSQEADLKRWAEAQEEPVKIYRDKFTGKSMERPGWEKLQEALERGEVSKVVVWRLDRLGRTAKGLTALFDDLVRRGVSLISLKDGVDLSTPAGRMLANVLASVAQFETEVRAERVLAGQQAAKAKGKQIGGRQTGARGQKVREHEDTIRTLHAAGKSVSSIARTLNLSRPTIYSVLRTA